In one Lolium rigidum isolate FL_2022 chromosome 3, APGP_CSIRO_Lrig_0.1, whole genome shotgun sequence genomic region, the following are encoded:
- the LOC124698480 gene encoding metacaspase-1-like yields MECGQCGARFAVPQGASTVQCAHCHGVTRVERHGAVGFVRDIVTNIAGGRRTRPQLPAGPRRFSAAGYPIVHGHKRALLVGINYTGTEDELQGPINDVNCMKFLLTLKYGFPSDCILVLTDEERNPNRRPTKSNILLAMRWLVYGCSSGDSLVFHFSGHGTQVDDQDGDELDGKDEAICPLDGDLNGYIRDDEINEAIVRPLVHGVTLHAVIDACRSGTVLDLSNLWQKNKYGKFQWVDQNARTGAWKNTSGGHAILISGCAEDDDSQDGVGDDAMVMGALTYSFFAAAWSAHRPLTYGQLLSKTKAIIADCNSDSQSHCNLPAAIAPLVRNVVNFSGVQEPQLSSSDKFDINRRTFML; encoded by the exons ATGGAGTGTGGCCAATGCGGAGCGCGCTTTGCCGTTCCACAGGGCGCTAGCACCGTCCAGTGCGCGCACTGCCACGGGGTGACGCGCGTCGAAcggcacggcgccgtcggcttcgTCAGGGACATCGTCAccaacattgccggcggccgccgcACCAGGCCGCAGCTACCGGCAGGACCGCGGAGGTTCTCGGCGGCAGGATACCCGATAGTCCACGGCCACAAGCGCGCCCTCCTTGTCGGCATCAACTACACCGGAACGGAGGACGAGCTGCAAGGCCCCATCAACGACGTCAACTGCATGAAATTCCTGCTCACCCTCAAGTACGGCTTCCCAAGCGACTGCATCCTCGTCCTTACCG ATGAAGAGCGCAACCCCAACAGGAGGCCAACAAAGTCCAATATCCTACTGGCGATGCGGTGGCTGGTGTACGGTTGCAGCTCCGGAGACTCCCTTGTGTTCCACTTCTCCGGCCACGGCACGCAGGTGGACGACCAAGACGGCGACGAGCTGGACGGCAAAGACGAGGCCATATGCCCGCTCGATGGCGACCTCAATGGCTACATCAGGGACGACGAGATCAACGAGGCCATCGTCCGCCCGCTCGTTCACGGCGTCACGCTCCACGCCGTCATCGACGCCTGCCGCAGCGGCACCGTCCTTGATCTCTCCAACCTATGGCAGAAAAACAA GTATGGGAAATTCCAGTGGGTTGATCAAAACGCTAGAACGGGTGCCTGGAAGAACACCAGCGGAGGACACGCGATCCTGATCAGCGGCTGCGCCGAGGACGATGACTCGCAGGATGGTGTTGGTGACGACGCCATGGTCATGGGAGCCCTGACCTACAGCTTCTTCGCGGCGGCGTGGTCCGCGCATCGGCCCCTCACCTACGGTCAGCTGCTTTCCAAGACAAAGGCAATCATCGCTGACTGCAACAGCGACAGCCAGAGCCACTGCAACCTCCCCGCGGCGATTGCCCCACTTGTCCGAAACGTGGTCAACTTCAGTGGCGTGCAGGAGCCTCAGCTGTCTTCCTCTGACAAGTTCGACATCAACCGGAGGACATTTATGCTATGA